The following DNA comes from Hypanus sabinus isolate sHypSab1 chromosome 15, sHypSab1.hap1, whole genome shotgun sequence.
GCATTAAATAGTTATCTATATCTATACGACAATATCTATATAAATCTCCAGAATGTCACAATATAAAACAGTATAAATGCCTGGAAGTTCGTAGTAATTGAGAAATGGGTGTGCTTTGATGTGCCCGTACATCAGGTTTTACTAGCTGAAACTGaggaaaaataaaattagaaatgttttaataataataataacaacaacaaaatCTATTTTCAAATATACTGGAAATTGCTAGGGTCTAACAGACGTGCCCTTGTAACCCAGTAGTCTTTTTTTTCTAAATAGTAGATTGAAAAGTGTTATTATTTCGGGAGAGTGGAACTACACCAGCCTTTCCACGAAGACAACTCTCTAGCATAGTTCCTTGGTGCAGCTCATCTCACTGATTAACTGAACAAATCAACTCTCATGGTGGGATAGGAGGAGCAACCAAATAATTAATCTCATTGTTTCATAAAAATATTGATGGAACCTATTTGTTCCTCATGGCATGCATAGTGAGTTAGTCGGTCGTGCTGAAGTTACCTCCGATATGGCAACATAACGTTATTGTTATAACTGACGGATTAAATGCTGAACGTAATACCCATTAGAACATTTTTCTCTGCAAGAACATTTTATGGTTGTACACCATTAATTTTTTAGAGTAACAGTACAGCTTTAAGAATTGTTGTTGTAATTGTCGAAAGGAACTGGTTGTGTCGCTGTGTACCAATGAGAATCTCAAATAGGCAGAAAGATCCATTGCCCCTCCTGCAGTCTGAATAAAAGAACAGAGTCGACAAAAAAGAGGATCGTTGCGAGCATTTGGATTATGGAGTGAGGCAGAAGCAGAAGAATATCCTGCCTGCTTAGATTATGTCTTTATCTGCGTGTGTTTGCATTTCGTAACAAAGGCAGTGTTACGGATAAATGAAGGCCAGGTTTTATAATTTAATCGAATGCGGAACAATGGCCTGCGTATCGAGGTTAAGCTTCACTGCAATTGCTTCCATTTTTATCGTATGTTCTCTGGATCTAATTTCAGGGCATATTAGCTATTCTATTCCTGAGGAAATGAAAGAAGGGTCATTTGTTGGGAATATCGCTGAAGATTTGGGATTGAATACTCTGCAATTGTCAGCTCGTAAATTTCGACTGAGCTCTGATGACGGAGGGCGGTACATGAAGGTTAGTTTTGATAATGGGGTTTTGTCTATTCGTGAAACAATCGACCGGGAACGTATTTGTGGGCAAACGGATAAATGCACTATCCCATTCGAAATAATGCTAGAAGATCCGTTGGAGGTGTTTCACGGGGAATTGGTGATTCTTGATGTGAATGACAACTCACCCACCTTCCGGGAGAGCCGCATTGACTTGCAGATATCCGAAGCCATTCCACCTGGAGTACGATTCCCTCTCGAGAACGCCGAAGACCCCGACATTGGAATAAATAATGTTGTCGACTACGCAATCAGTTCGAGTGAGTACTTTAGTCTAAAATCACGGAGAACCGATGAGGGCATTGTAATTGCCGAGTTGCTGTTAGAGAAATATTTAGATCGAGAACTACTGTCATCTTTTCAGCTGGTGCTTACGGCTACGGATGGCGGAATCCCTCAGAGATCAGGAACGGCCCGGATTTTCATTAACGTAGTCGATATCAATGATAATCCACCTGTATTCGAGAAAGATGTTTACAAAGTTAGTATAAGTGAAAAAGCACCTAAAAGCAGTTTGGTGATGAAAGTTAAAGCAAATGATTTGGACGAAGGGCTGAATGCTGATTTGACATATTCTTTTAGTGGACTTACTTCACAAAGAGTGCATGGTGTGTTCATTTTGGTCCCAGAAACTGGAGAGATTGAAGTTGAAGGGCCTTTAGATTTTGAAGGAACAAACAGTTATTCACTCGATATTCAGGCTGTTGACCACGGGTCTCCTCCGATTACAGGATACACCAAAGTGTTGATTAAAGTTATTGACGTTAATGATAACGCACCCGAGATAAAAGTGACGTCAATCACGAATCAAATTCCGGAAAATGCTCCACCTGGATCTTTCGTAACATTAATCAATGTTATTGATCGTGACTCTGGACAGAATGGACAAGTTAGCTGCAAGATACCAAAGGACGTCCCTTTTAGGCTGCAAACGTCATCAACTAATTATAAGTTAATTACAAGTGAAAGGTTGGACCGTGAAACGGAGTCCGAGTATTCAATACACGTTTCAGCCTGGGATTCTGGGTCACCTTTCCTGTCAACAAATAAAACCATCTATATTACAGTTACTGATATAAATGATAACGTCCCACGCTTTGCTGAACATTCTTATAACGTATATGTGGCCGAAAATAATGCTCCTGGCGCTTCTATTTTCACAGTGACAGCATCCGATCCTGATCTGGAGCAGAATTCTTATGTATCGTACTCCATTCTGGACAATCATCTCCAAAACTTCCAAGTGTCAACATACCTCAGGATTAACTCCATGAACGGCACCATTTACGCCCTGCGCTCTTTTGACTATGAGGAACTGAAACGTTTTCAGATCCATGTGCAAGCCCGTGACGCTGGAGTGCCCCCACTGAGCAGCAGCGCTACTGTGAATGTCATCATCCTGGATCAAAATGACAATGCGCCAGTGATTGTTTCACCTTCAGAACAGAGTGGATCAGCAGCCGTGGAAATCCTTCCCCAATCAGCAGGTCAGGGGTACTTGGTCACCAAGATAATATCCACAGATGTAGATTCTGGTCAGAACGCGCGGCTGGGTTACCGCATGGTAAAATCTACTGATCCCAGTTTATTTATCATTGGTCAAACATCTGGTGAAATCAGAACACAACGCAAGATCGTGGAGGCTGATCTCACCACACAAACTTTAGTCATCTTGGTGAAAGACAATGGACAGCCAAGCCTATCTAGTACGGTTACTCTTCACATTACAATTTTTCAGAATACCAGTGAAACTCTCACTAAAAACAGTAATATAGTGAAGAACCCCGAATACTTATCTGAGATAAATCTTTATTTATTGGTTATTTTCAGTTGCACATCTATTGTCTTTCTTCTGATTATCATTGTGTTGATCGGGATCAAGTGTAAACAGGACAGAAATAAATCCCAAGAGTGTACTTCCCCCAGTTATTACTACAAACGTGGAGATATGCAAGACACATTTAATAGAAGATCTGCAATGGAGGAAACTTTACGCTATCCCGGTACTGATCAGGTCGTCTGCATGCCAGGACTGCCACAATACTCGGTCTGTCTCTCTCCAGAATCAGCTAAAAGCGATTTCCTTTTCTTGAAGCCTTGCCCCCCTGCCAGCTCTCAGGCTCAATCCTAAATTACAGTGATGCGTAACATTAACGTTTACCGAGCTTATATATGTTTCTTTCTGTTTATATTCTGGTATATGGTTTCTTAGTGTAAAGCACCTGTATTTCAGAAAGTATTTccttttttgcaattatttggcTTTCTGTTGAAGAGAAGTATAGTTGTTAATGATAGACAAAAATGAAATGTTCAGTGCCAGAATCTAACCATCTGGGAGTGGCATCTTATTAACTGTCATGGAACCTTTACAAATAGGTAGTTATGGAATATGCTTTGTAAATAAGGATCATCGTTTCGGGATTCGGATGTATACTTGCTGTGCTGTTAAATGAGAATTGAGATAAAGAATACTTTGGCGCATTGAAATACATTACAGATGGCGATCACGATGAATTCAAAGAATAAAACAAGAAACCTAAATGCAGATGTGGGCTCTAGATGAAACAATATACTTCAGGCACTCAGCACTTCAGTCTGGGCCTGTGGAAAAGGGAATGGTTTTCTTCCTTTCACATCCAATACTGTTAGTCAGAACAGGTATAAGGAATAAAGAATTTCCTGCTGAAATTACAGAGCAGACGATTCAGGGATGTGTGGAACGAAGAGATATTACTGGTATGGTTAGTTATTGGGGGAAATTGGAATAAGATTCTGATACGTTTACTTTCTGTCTGTATAATGTACTGCTAATAACAGGGATCTAAATTACGACAGGCCGTCACGAAGTAGTTAGTTCGTAATCAACTCTCATCTTTTCTCCTCCAAGAAAGATGAAGAAGTCTCGAAGCTTACTACTTTCCACTTCCCGTTTTCAGAGTGAATACAATTTATGGCGCTGGCTTCCCCAAAGCAAATTTTGTCTTCCAAAGCTGCGCTCCTTCATGACTTCCTGCTTGTACTTCGCTATCGAAGAGCAACTCTTCATTTTTGACACGTTCACAAGAACGGCAGGAGATGCAAAGCAGGTCCCTTTTTATCCCCTCTTTTGCCACAGTGCAATGATCTCTTTTTTCAGGAAGAACTGATTATTATGCCAAACTTCGAACCTAATCTAGAAATGTGTTTTAAATTGAATAAATCCCCGTACCCCGGACCAGTATTTGCTGGGATATTGCTGAAACTGGTTTGCGGTAGGCGGGGTGTGCATTGGCCTGACGGCAATCTTTTCTTCCTTTTGTTTCGTTGCTATGTGTGAGGTACAACAAAGTGCTTAATGTTGTACCTATGTTCAAGGACGGTTTCAAACGCAAGTCGGGGGTTAGCAGGCTGATAGGCCTAATCAATCAATGGTGTGAATATTATTATAGTGGTTTCTAAGGGCCGAAACCTGCCAGCATTTGTATTGGGAAAGATTTAAGGGAATAGTTAGCATAGTTCTGGGCGTGGGATGTTATATGCCATATGTTGGACTGGGATTTTGAACGGGGTAGACGATGAATTCAGGACAGCTAACATTATCTACATGACGTTTAACAACGTCTTTGACAGGGATCTGCATGCTTTTCCTGACTGAAAGTTTAGATCACGTGGGACCAAAGCCGAGCTAGTCAGATGGATACAAATTGACTAAGCGGAATGATTCAAAGGGTTGTAATGGAGGGTTGTTATTCACATTGGATTTCCGTACCAATTGTGTGCCAAAGGTGTCAGTGTTGAATATATACTTGCATATTATTTATATTAACATTTGCATGAAAATTTTGTTAACACGGTTAGTATGTTTGTAGAGAATATCAGAAAAGGCTGCACCTTGAAGCGAATGTTATCTCATATAGGATGGACATCTTTTAAACAATCGGGGCAAATGGACCAAGGGAAGATAGATGGTATTTAATTTGTACATGAGAACTGCTGCGGTTTGTTCCGGTAAAGTAGAGAAGGAAGTCCAGGTACATTTTGCGACTCTGAATAGCAAAGTTGAACAGAAACCTAATGACACAGATATATCGTTGCCTGAAAGTAGAGATCGAGGCAAACAGTATGATGAAGAAATTATGTAGCCTACTTACTTTCATAAGACAGTCATTGGATTACAGAATTGTTATatcatgttgcaactgtacagtTCGTTGCTGGGACTACACTCATAATATTGAGTGCTAATCACGCTGGCCATCTATCAGAAGAAAATCAATAACCCCAAAAAATGGTACAGAAATTTGCCATATAGTGCTATCAATACTGGACGACTTAATTTCTAAGGAGAGGCAGGATAAGTTGAAATTTTCCCCTTGTATGTTAGAAGGCAGAATATAGAGGTTATGGGGATTTATAAAACCGTTCAGCGAATAATCGGTTGAGCATATTCTTAAGGCGAAATGGCAGTATTTAGGTGAGATTTGATGATCATCTTGTTTCCACAGTGTACGATGTGTACTGTTACGTACCACATAACTGGGTGTCAGAGCAGCAGAGAAAGacgaatccgttggagtctggagGTACCAaaactaaaagtgtttattagtaaactacacaatacagtaacaaaaatgcaaatatacatataaaacaagttagcagtaataaagctaaaagtgtaggaataataataagcaataataaacaagctctatcaatgtccaggtataaatgaattgtcatagaaaagtataaagttcagttcggTTCATGCTTGCTGAGGTAGTCGTGGTTGTtctgttgtaatcgttggagagaaagagagggagagcgagtAAGTGATTAGGTAGCTGCAGCAGGCAATCCTTCTGTTGCTTTCTTATTCCGTCGTGTCGTTGTGGTCATttggttatgacccctccgtccttcagctagaccgttcttacgcggtggactcgtcactctg
Coding sequences within:
- the LOC132405552 gene encoding protocadherin gamma-C5-like, which encodes MACVSRLSFTAIASIFIVCSLDLISGHISYSIPEEMKEGSFVGNIAEDLGLNTLQLSARKFRLSSDDGGRYMKVSFDNGVLSIRETIDRERICGQTDKCTIPFEIMLEDPLEVFHGELVILDVNDNSPTFRESRIDLQISEAIPPGVRFPLENAEDPDIGINNVVDYAISSSEYFSLKSRRTDEGIVIAELLLEKYLDRELLSSFQLVLTATDGGIPQRSGTARIFINVVDINDNPPVFEKDVYKVSISEKAPKSSLVMKVKANDLDEGLNADLTYSFSGLTSQRVHGVFILVPETGEIEVEGPLDFEGTNSYSLDIQAVDHGSPPITGYTKVLIKVIDVNDNAPEIKVTSITNQIPENAPPGSFVTLINVIDRDSGQNGQVSCKIPKDVPFRLQTSSTNYKLITSERLDRETESEYSIHVSAWDSGSPFLSTNKTIYITVTDINDNVPRFAEHSYNVYVAENNAPGASIFTVTASDPDLEQNSYVSYSILDNHLQNFQVSTYLRINSMNGTIYALRSFDYEELKRFQIHVQARDAGVPPLSSSATVNVIILDQNDNAPVIVSPSEQSGSAAVEILPQSAGQGYLVTKIISTDVDSGQNARLGYRMVKSTDPSLFIIGQTSGEIRTQRKIVEADLTTQTLVILVKDNGQPSLSSTVTLHITIFQNTSETLTKNSNIVKNPEYLSEINLYLLVIFSCTSIVFLLIIIVLIGIKCKQDRNKSQECTSPSYYYKRGDMQDTFNRRSAMEETLRYPGTDQVVCMPGLPQYSVCLSPESAKSDFLFLKPCPPASSQAQS